The following are encoded together in the Gordonia insulae genome:
- the ypfJ gene encoding KPN_02809 family neutral zinc metallopeptidase — protein sequence MTFQGGGPLDTSNVSGGGGGGGMGRIALGGGAGLVFTLIALFFGIDPGAITGGSGTGSSMSSQGSSELDAHIQSCNVEKANTDDICRIVATTNSLDDVWSDLMQGYTPPNTKIFVGSVNTGCGPATSATGPFYCPADQTAYFDPSFFAQLEQMGGSDGPLAQEYVVAHEYGHHVQNLTGALQKGNRMGSQGPKSGSVRVELQADCLAGVWAYHADKGPDAMLEPLTQDQIASVIQTAKAIGDDTIQGANSNPEGWTHGSAQQRARWFGIGYDAGDPRRCDTFATNDL from the coding sequence ATGACTTTTCAAGGTGGCGGTCCCCTGGACACCAGCAACGTGTCCGGCGGCGGCGGAGGTGGCGGGATGGGCCGCATCGCCCTCGGTGGCGGGGCCGGACTCGTGTTCACCCTGATCGCCTTGTTCTTCGGGATCGACCCGGGCGCCATCACGGGCGGTTCCGGCACCGGGAGCTCGATGAGCAGCCAGGGCTCATCCGAACTCGACGCGCACATCCAGTCGTGCAACGTCGAGAAGGCCAACACCGACGACATCTGCCGCATCGTCGCCACCACCAACAGCCTCGACGACGTCTGGTCGGATCTGATGCAGGGTTACACGCCACCGAACACCAAGATCTTTGTCGGATCGGTCAACACCGGATGCGGCCCGGCGACCTCGGCGACCGGACCCTTCTATTGTCCCGCCGACCAGACCGCGTACTTCGATCCGTCCTTCTTCGCCCAGCTCGAGCAGATGGGCGGCAGCGACGGCCCACTCGCGCAGGAGTACGTCGTCGCACACGAATACGGCCACCACGTGCAGAACCTGACCGGCGCGCTGCAGAAGGGCAACCGGATGGGTTCGCAGGGACCGAAATCGGGATCTGTGCGAGTCGAATTGCAGGCGGACTGCCTCGCCGGCGTGTGGGCCTATCACGCGGACAAGGGCCCGGACGCCATGCTCGAACCGCTGACACAGGACCAGATCGCGAGTGTCATCCAGACCGCCAAGGCGATCGGCGACGACACCATTCAGGGTGCCAACTCCAACCCGGAGGGCTGGACGCACGGCTCCGCCCAGCAACGGGCCCGCTGGTTCGGGATCGGCTACGACGCCGGCGATCCCCGTCGCTGCGACACGTTCGCCACCAACGATCTGTGA